DNA from Ziziphus jujuba cultivar Dongzao chromosome 2, ASM3175591v1:
TGACatcatatttggaaaattatttaGAAAGCAAGAATTTAGATATCAGAATAGCAACCAACAGCTATTTACAGTCAATAATTAAGAAAAGCCGACTGAATGATCACAAATTGAATCAATGAACTACTTGTTTGGTCCAGGTAAATGTTGATGTTGGGTCAGTAAAACTAGACGAAACTAGTTGGTAAAAGCACTGAAATTATACAAATGGTTAATGCAGTATATATTTGAGCAATCCAGTCTCTCATTCAAGCCACTCAGACGTTGCAACATCAGCACTGAAAAGGAAATAGATATTCAAATGATATGCATATTCTCCTTGTAAGTTTTTAAGGATCCTTGTCAGAGTTCTTAACTGTGTTTCTCACTACACTGTCGACTCAAATTTCAACAGCATAACACGATGTATActtcttttaacaaaatttacattatttttgACCCAAAGGAAGTCCTATAAAGACAAAATATCAACTACATACTTCAAAGTAGTTGAGAAGATTAAAAAGATAAAGGGGCAACTTGACCATCCAATATGGAAGAGAGGTTagtcaaaaaatatatagactGTGTAGAAAGCTGCATGGTCCAGATGGTGTTAAACCTATGTAGTTAATTGCATGAAAACAACTTCAAGGGTcacataaaaataatcataagcCAATCGCCTATTATTTTCCAGGGTAATCATCATGGTGACTCATTGTGGTTAGATTACTCTCTTTAAGAAGCAATTAACATATGAACCAAAACACAAGTTTGGGaagataaattaaacaaaacaagTCTTTAGCAGATGCATCGCAGAGTTAATACACTGGACCGAGTAGAGCCATCATACTCCTTAAGCCAAGATATCTTGATGCAGCACCTGCAAAACCCTGTCAACAGTTATCAAGTGTGAGAAATTTTGACCTGAAAAAACTGACAATTAAATCACATTATTTTGGTATCATAATGATATTGCTTTAATCATAGTCCAACTTAATTATTTCTCACTATTTggaattttaagattttgttattattgatttatcttTTGTTCAGGACAAAAGATGAATATAGTACATGTtatatttataaacatatatatacacacacatttttataatattatatactgGCAGcaaattgatttattattagAAATATGACCTGTTTTGCAGCAAGCAAGGCTGCTCTAGACTCTAAATTAATTGCAGCTAGCTGTCCACCCTAGAATCAAGAAAATACCAATACATCAGGGATAGAATTAATGACATTTAGTAGAAATGTGAATTATACAACATAACAGCTTTCCAAATTACATGTACCTTTTTTATCAGTTCCTTTTTCACCAGATAATTGGCAGCTTCTAGAAAAACTTTCCCAGATAGTCTCTTTGATAACTACCACAGAGAAATATAAAtcacaagccaaaaaaaaagtgaagacaACATTAAATTTTGCATGTGTTCTCTTACCAACTGAAAAATATTTGCCAACGTTAGCATACTACCACCCTTCAGatgccaaaacaaaaaaaggaacaatTAGAGCAACATAAATTTAAGAGAACCCAAAATCGTGAACATAGGCATTAAATTCTTTGTATAAAAGTTACAATACCTTCAAAACTACTGACCAAAAATCTTTCAATGTAGAAAAAGCCTGCACCTTTTTTTGACTGAGTCCAAGTTCTAGACTACCTTGACTATTAGATGGCTTTTTGAATTCCAATAAGCCTGGAGAAGTTTCATATTCTTCACTACATGAAGATGGAGACGAGTTCTAAGTaatcatcataaatttaaaaagaaacaaaaagtttattaaaCATTTTTCTAAGACACACAAGATCTTTCAAGACTAAGTTGTCAAATTAGATAGAGTTTGACAAGCATTTCTTGTGAAAAATAAATTGGGAGCATTGCAAGCACATCCTGCATTTCACTGATTGAATCCAAGAGTAAAAGTCTAAAGATTAAATTAGAAAACATGCCTTGAGTTGTCTtgcaacaaataaagaaatatttctGCTTCAAGGTCTTCAGTTGACAATTTGCATGAGCAAGGaatatttaattcttttctCACAGCAAGCAAGACATTTCTATATGATGGCCTCCAGCCCCTGTCAAGAACACCATGAAATCAATTTGAtggtcaagaaaaaaaaaaaaaaaaaaaatccttcattgatgactataTAGGAacagattttaataaattaagcagcaaaacattttaaaatggaATCAGATGAGCTAATAATAATTTGCCATTAGATGGAACGACCATGAAGTCAACTTTATTTTGTCAAACTCAGTCCAATAAATGAAAGTTCTCATGCACTGAAACAAGCCAACTAGTGGAATTTTCTTAGTAAAACAGCAAAACCACACAGTGACTTCGGAAATTTAAGCTCATGCTCATGCGATGAATCCTGCCCTGAATGAATAACCTTAATGTAGATCGAGCATCAGCCGCAAGGAATAAGAATCGAGACTCAAGAGCCTGTATGAATTCCTCTCGCTCTTCAAGATCTTTGTCAATCATTTCATAGTCCACATTGGTTCCACTTGGTATTGATTTAAGCAAAGGGCTGAAATAGCTGAAGTTTAACAGCATTCagataacatatatattagtACCACATTCAAAGTTTATAGCTCAaaatcaacaaattttttttttttgcttttcaaaTTTCAGAAAGAAACAGCACCTTGGTCCAAAAAGAATGTTTTCAAGCTCAAATAACTCAGAATCAGTGGCAAGTTCAAGCACTGATCGGAGCTCTGGATCAAATGCACCTGTGAACTTAATCCAAAACTTTCTGAATAATAACCACATGTGGAAATAGACCACAAAATTCAAAACGCATGGTAGACAGAGCAAAAGGGCAAAAGGGTACCTCGCACTGTCGTTGAAATTGCAGCACACCCACAAGACACAAGCCTCAGACTGTTTCTACCGCCATTTGAGCCAAAAGTCTGAAGTAAATTGGGGTTTGATTTCTGAAGAAAACCAAGTCaagaaacaataaaacatgaaaAACTTAAACACTACAAAATAGCAGCCAAAGCAACAAATATACCACTGCAAACTGCTCTGCTCAGTCTTACACTTCATTTTCTcaaaaccaataataaaaatcctTAATTTGACTAGAAAAACGaaactttctttcctttcccgTAAAAGTAAGGAAAATGGGGCGAACAATGAAAGGTTGAGAAATGGTGAGTAAGGAGCAGCGTACTTGGTATGCGAGTTTGGTGGTATCGGTGGTGATGGTGGTGATGATTGGGATTGAAACGGCGACGTTGAAGGCCAGAGGCTTAGCAACCGTCATCTTCCTTCCGCAGCTGAACCCGGCAACGCGAACTAAGCGAGAGCTCACTCTTTGGTTCACTTCAGGAATGGAATTTCCTGCTGATCACTGTTGACTCTAATTCagattccccttttttttttttttttttttttttcctttgaaaataatgcaaacaaaattaattttactaaaatgtatgtaatatcaaattatatgacAATTTTTTTAAGGGAAAAGGAATTGTACAACTTTTTctctttagttttaatttttgattttatctttcatttacttaaataagtaaatttttgaaattcaattttaatattttatacctGTGAGTAGACAAATTTTAAgcttatgttaaatattttaacctTAATTCAATCaaaccatttatttttattttttggctgggGAAGTTGGTCCTGATTCAAACAATAGATCATCAAAtgtaaaaaaaccaaaatgaccattaaaaaagagaaagaaaacatgTAATAACACTACAGTAAAAGTGtaaaactaatgaaaaataagtgaagaaagaaaactttagccaataaaataattataataataaacaaaaaataatgaataaagaaaacaaaaccaaatgGTACAGTTCttgaaaaatgaaacaaaatgagAATAGAGATCTAATGACACAAATACCTTTTTCAATCGATTTAGAAAAAGGGATTTGGATTTAGAGAAAAGGGCTTTGTCAGAAAATTGGAGTATATGTAACGGTGaatatggaatttttttatacagtaaaaaaattaacattgttAAAATTTAGGTAATATAGATGTATATTTCTAATGTTGGAAACCATGATAGCGTGTGACAAgcttaaacaacataaatagaTGGGAAGCAATTTTTTGGGGAACTGGAGCAATATCTGCCCATTATAGAGGCATTGGtgccaaataaaataaaggttgaGAGGTAACTTGTCTCCAAACCCAAAGATTAGGGACAacaacgcaaaaaaaaaaaaaaaaagcttataattattccaaatttatatatatatatatatatatatatatatatatatttttggtagtTTTTGCATCATTTGCTGCACTGCCACTCGAACTGGGGCAGGGAAGGGACAGATATAAttattccaaaaatatatatatatatatatatttgaacttATTGtggaataattatatttttactaattcTCATATTATGATTGTTTTAATGGAATAATCATTAAACCTCTCTTATTAGCTATTAATTGGCTTTAATAGTTAGATTTAAAGATGTATTTAAATTTACATAAATCCATATAAGATTtagtttactttttaaatttttaatattttattaaactcatgtaaatcaaaatatatatttaaagaaaaattattttcataattctTATATgcaagtttttaaataaattgaaaatataaaattattttatataatatttttatacccAAAGTATTTTAGATTCATATATTCCCTAACCaagtttttcttcctttttttttttttttttcccacaaatCCTTCATAACTCAATCACCACTTTGTTGAAGCTGGTAATCGCGTTTGGACAACAAATCAAAAAGGTTTGGAGCAAAATTGGTAGTGATGAAACTTCAtggaatttttctttccaatttgAACGCCTTTGGACAAAATCAATAGTTACAAAAACTCCACTGATTTCTTCAATCATCAAATTATGAACATCTTTGAATTGCTTAATTGtgtatttttgaatatattcaaatttattcAGTCTTGTACTTCTGATCTTTTTTTAAgacttgatttttattttattcggtTGTATACTTCTGAACAATTGAacaatatttagttttgaatcgAGAAATAGATAATGAAGTTCAGCAAACCATGACCTAAAAAAACATGAAATGAGTAACCGAGGGAAATGTTGTTCTAGTCGCACGTCATTGGTCAacgattaaaaaattataatgaaaaaaataaaaattataaaacaaaacaaattagtTACAAAATGTAAAAACCAAAGTAGATACATCTTACTCTTCCATGTTTTTGAGATTTCATAATTTGTATAATCATTTTGTATACAATCCTACTTTATGGCGGAGTATGAATTAAATGGAGTGTTTTAATCAGAGGAAAAATGAGAGTGTATAAAGCGATTACTAAAAAATAtgcaattattaaatatttttaatagtaacTTTAAATgggataaaaatttaaatttatgataggACTATATAGAGTCCGTTTGGTAGTACAACTAGAAActcttatttttaaatctcatcccttaaaataattcaaacctTATAATGAAAGAACCAATGAGTTTTCATCAAAATCGTCCTTATAAGATATATGACTCATTACAATATTTTCCCTCTAAACTATATATACTATTTTTTGTCTATGTCCCATAAACTAAAAAATTCTCACATTTGTCCCTGAATGTATCCTTGTTGACTTAAATGGTAAGGTCAGGCGTTTAGTTTTGCGTTGCATGTTTTTGTTAGaaattgagggaaaatattttaaaaattgctagaattcttgtattaaaatatttttaaatacaagaaaataaggacatgggggtgtaaaaaagaaaggagaaggATAGGGTTTCTCTCGCTTTTGGCAAAGCAAGCCCCCAACGTCAGGTCGGCACGACGAGCTTTTAACTCAGTGGTAGAGCGCACCTTGATAATTGCATCGTTGTGCCTGGGCTATGAGGGCTACTCTCCGCCACATGGGTTAGTTCATAGATCTTTGGGTTGCAATTACCAAGGAATAGAGACTTTACAAATAAAGCCCGAGGATTGTCATTCCATTATTGTCATTTTATATGGGAGCTTTGACAACGTGAAACTCCCAGTACCTCACTACAAGCACTATAgcatttttggcttttttttttttttttttctttagtttcTTGATGCTTAGATTAGTACACTACATAAGaaattgttttctatttataGGACTTTTAGAATTAATGGGGGCAATACACCTTATTGTTGGTAATGAACATATGTCTAGCTTAGGTGCTAACCATTTAGATTAGCTAGCTCATGCATGAAGACATCTTATTAGCTTAGGTGTAGATGGGTTCGGCCACATATTCATTTTCATGTAGTAAGCAATTGAC
Protein-coding regions in this window:
- the LOC107403918 gene encoding uncharacterized protein LOC107403918 yields the protein MTVAKPLAFNVAVSIPIITTITTDTTKLAYQKSNPNLLQTFGSNGGRNSLRLVSCGCAAISTTVRGAFDPELRSVLELATDSELFELENILFGPSYFSPLLKSIPSGTNVDYEMIDKDLEEREEFIQALESRFLFLAADARSTLRGWRPSYRNVLLAVRKELNIPCSCKLSTEDLEAEIFLYLLQDNSSEEYETSPGLLEFKKPSNSQGSLELGLSQKKVQAFSTLKDFWSVVLKGGSMLTLANIFQLLSKRLSGKVFLEAANYLVKKELIKKGGQLAAINLESRAALLAAKQGFAGAASRYLGLRSMMALLGPVLWGTFLADVVIQMLGTDYARILRAIYAFAQIRITRTHKLPSDED